One genomic segment of Burkholderiaceae bacterium includes these proteins:
- a CDS encoding amidohydrolase, whose product MYAETELGTQLVRWRRHLHQHPETGFNEHRTADYVAAALESMGLQVHRGIGGTGLVASLRAGTGAGVIGLRADMDALAMTEQAPGRAHLSQNAGCFHGCGHDGHMAMVLGAARLLGERRNFSGTVRFIFQPAEEHGRGAQAMIDDGLFERFPVDEIYGAHNMPGIAAGTIATRTGALMASEDNFVIRIRGRGGHASRPALTIDPLVVGAEIVLALQTIVARAVEATDAAVVSCTEFITDGIRNAIPSNVTIKGDTRSFTPEVQKLLERRMREVCAGIAAAYGAACEVAYTHEFAPTVNWDAPVAAALHAARAVVGPERVAADTPPLLASEDFGAFLRQVPGAFVFIGNGLAGGEGGLPLHNAGYDFNDAILPVGARFFAELASQRLPLDP is encoded by the coding sequence ATGTACGCCGAAACCGAACTGGGCACCCAACTCGTGCGCTGGCGCCGGCACCTGCACCAGCACCCCGAGACCGGCTTCAACGAGCACCGCACGGCCGACTACGTGGCCGCGGCGCTGGAGTCGATGGGCCTGCAGGTGCACCGCGGCATCGGCGGCACCGGCCTGGTGGCCAGCCTGCGCGCGGGCACGGGCGCCGGCGTGATCGGCCTGCGCGCCGACATGGACGCGCTGGCCATGACCGAGCAGGCGCCGGGGCGCGCGCACCTCTCGCAAAACGCCGGCTGCTTTCATGGCTGCGGGCACGACGGCCACATGGCCATGGTGCTGGGCGCGGCGCGCCTGCTGGGCGAGCGCCGCAACTTCAGCGGCACGGTGCGCTTCATCTTCCAGCCGGCCGAGGAACACGGCCGCGGCGCGCAGGCCATGATCGACGATGGCCTGTTCGAGCGCTTTCCGGTCGATGAAATCTACGGCGCGCACAACATGCCCGGCATCGCCGCCGGCACCATCGCCACCCGCACGGGCGCGCTGATGGCCAGCGAGGACAACTTCGTCATCCGCATCCGCGGGCGCGGCGGTCACGCTTCGCGTCCGGCCCTCACCATCGACCCGCTGGTGGTGGGCGCCGAGATCGTGCTGGCGCTGCAGACCATCGTGGCGCGCGCGGTGGAGGCCACCGACGCGGCGGTGGTCTCGTGCACCGAGTTCATCACCGACGGCATTCGCAACGCCATTCCGTCCAACGTGACGATCAAGGGCGACACGCGCAGCTTCACGCCCGAAGTCCAGAAATTGCTGGAGCGCCGCATGCGCGAGGTCTGCGCCGGCATCGCCGCGGCCTATGGCGCGGCCTGCGAGGTGGCGTACACGCATGAGTTCGCGCCCACCGTCAACTGGGACGCGCCGGTGGCCGCCGCCCTGCATGCCGCGCGGGCGGTGGTGGGGCCCGAGCGGGTGGCCGCCGACACGCCGCCGCTGCTGGCGTCGGAGGACTTCGGCGCCTTCCTGCGCCAGGTGCCGGGGGCGTTCGTGTTCATCGGCAACGGCCTGGCCGGGGGCGAGGGCGGGCTGCCGCTGCACAACGCGGGCTACGACTTCAACGACGCCATCCTGCCCGTGGGGGCGCGCTTTTTTGCCGAGCTGGCGAGCCAGCGCCTGCCGCTCGATCCGTAG
- a CDS encoding UvrD-helicase domain-containing protein: protein MTQPAYEHNGAPCTRERFYAIACDPRRHVAVEACAGAGKTWMLVSRILRALLEGSAPQEILAITFTRKAAGEMRQRLQQWLADFARPRAAETPGQWAERLQGELLARGIELQPGSDKREQLQNLYQTLLLQARTVQIRTFHSWFAALLRSAPLQVLAELGLPARYELLEDTADAVAEAWRGLLDAIDADAGLRADYAALVAALGRARAHEALEGALARRVEFALADGAGHVDEAVAPFDAVYPRLAGVDHPTDWLLLRQGGRELLAAAARALAPLAPTFVAKGAELAAAVPARDWDGVVAALFTQKGEPRAFGKSRPAEVTAAQDEVQAIVAACRQHEARAHHQRMARLTRAFIDALARLKRERGWVDLADVERAALTLLSDEFLSGYVQQRLDARVRYLLIDEFQDTNPLQWQALHAWLAGYAGAGGGGLDAPSVFIVGDPKQSIYRFRGADPRVFGAAQRFIAQGLGGELLACDHTRRNAPAVLQAVNAVMGAAQAAGQFDGYRAHSTESTDGQGQLATLPLIPRPERADDPDDDPLAWRDSLATPRVEPEEHQRTLEARQAARWIAAQVAAGTPTRQIMVLCRKRQPLGELQAELRHLGIACEQPEAQNLGDLPVAQDVLALVDALVSPGHDLSLARALKSPLFGLPDEDLARIALAARASPAVGDARPAWLDVLPNTELTALDECRLHADLMQYQRWLATLPPHDALQAIYQHGDVLARFAAAAPVPERTHTLAQLRALLAGALQVGGGRYLTAYQWVRALRRQRLPAPRHAQPDSVQLLTVHGAKGLEADCVLLLGTDAGADSNRSGPGVLIDWPGDAPVPARLAFVANDRQPPPSLQALAAQEDAAQAREELNALYVAMTRARQRLVASGVVPHRVPASSWWQRLEPVATPLPAPDAPAAATAPSSGFDMLEVPSAGIQQALAAIQSEATDEPERSAPTDASRIGEAMHWLLEHAGDTPDGWRAERATQAQRRFALAPEQARHAAAMARRIVTGEAAWAWSASEVLEAFDEVELVHQGQRLRIDRLVRRRAGAHGPEAWWVLDYKSAAHPERNEALQAQLARYRAAVERLHPGQAVRVAFLSGEGRVVDA, encoded by the coding sequence ATGACCCAACCCGCCTACGAGCACAACGGCGCGCCCTGCACGCGCGAGCGCTTCTACGCCATCGCCTGCGACCCGCGCCGCCACGTGGCGGTGGAGGCCTGCGCCGGCGCGGGCAAGACCTGGATGCTGGTCTCGCGCATCCTGCGCGCGCTGCTGGAGGGCAGCGCGCCGCAGGAGATCCTGGCCATCACCTTCACGCGCAAGGCCGCGGGCGAGATGCGCCAGCGCCTGCAGCAGTGGCTGGCCGACTTTGCCCGCCCGCGCGCGGCCGAGACGCCCGGGCAGTGGGCCGAGCGCCTGCAGGGCGAGCTGCTTGCAAGGGGAATCGAGCTGCAGCCCGGGTCGGACAAGCGCGAGCAGCTACAAAACTTGTATCAAACGCTGCTGCTCCAGGCGCGCACGGTGCAGATCCGCACCTTCCACAGCTGGTTCGCGGCCCTGCTGCGCAGCGCGCCGCTGCAGGTGCTGGCCGAGCTGGGCCTGCCCGCCCGCTACGAGCTGCTGGAGGACACCGCCGACGCCGTGGCCGAGGCCTGGCGCGGCCTGCTCGACGCCATCGACGCCGACGCCGGCCTGCGCGCCGACTACGCCGCCCTGGTGGCCGCGCTGGGCCGCGCCCGCGCGCACGAGGCGCTGGAGGGCGCGCTGGCGCGGCGCGTGGAGTTTGCGCTGGCCGACGGCGCGGGCCACGTCGACGAGGCGGTGGCGCCGTTCGACGCCGTTTATCCGCGCCTGGCCGGGGTCGATCACCCGACCGACTGGCTGCTGCTGCGCCAGGGCGGGCGCGAGCTGCTGGCCGCCGCCGCGCGCGCCCTGGCGCCGCTGGCACCCACCTTTGTCGCCAAGGGCGCCGAGCTGGCCGCCGCCGTGCCGGCCCGCGACTGGGACGGCGTGGTGGCCGCGCTGTTCACGCAAAAGGGCGAGCCTCGCGCCTTCGGCAAGTCGCGCCCGGCCGAGGTGACGGCGGCGCAGGACGAGGTGCAGGCCATCGTCGCCGCCTGCCGGCAGCACGAGGCCCGGGCCCACCACCAGCGCATGGCGCGCCTGACGCGCGCCTTCATCGACGCCTTGGCGCGCCTCAAGCGCGAGCGCGGCTGGGTCGACCTGGCCGACGTCGAACGCGCTGCGCTCACCCTGCTGTCGGACGAATTCCTCAGCGGCTACGTGCAGCAGCGCCTGGACGCGCGCGTGCGCTATCTGCTGATCGACGAGTTCCAGGACACCAACCCGCTGCAGTGGCAGGCGCTGCACGCCTGGCTGGCGGGCTACGCCGGCGCCGGCGGCGGCGGGCTGGACGCGCCCAGCGTCTTCATCGTGGGCGACCCCAAGCAGAGCATCTACCGCTTTCGCGGCGCCGACCCGCGCGTGTTCGGCGCCGCGCAGCGCTTCATCGCCCAGGGCCTGGGCGGCGAGCTGCTGGCCTGCGACCACACGCGCCGCAACGCGCCCGCCGTGCTGCAGGCCGTCAACGCCGTCATGGGCGCGGCGCAGGCGGCGGGCCAGTTCGACGGCTACCGCGCGCACAGCACCGAGTCCACCGACGGGCAGGGCCAGCTCGCCACGCTGCCCCTCATCCCGCGCCCTGAGCGCGCCGACGACCCCGACGACGACCCGCTGGCCTGGCGCGACAGCCTGGCCACCCCGCGCGTCGAGCCCGAGGAGCACCAGCGCACGCTGGAGGCGCGCCAGGCCGCGCGCTGGATCGCCGCGCAGGTGGCGGCCGGCACGCCCACGCGCCAGATCATGGTGCTGTGCCGCAAGCGCCAGCCGCTGGGCGAGCTGCAGGCCGAGCTGCGCCACCTGGGCATCGCCTGCGAGCAGCCCGAGGCGCAGAACCTGGGCGATCTGCCCGTCGCGCAGGACGTGCTGGCGCTGGTCGACGCGCTGGTCTCGCCGGGGCACGATTTGTCGCTGGCGCGCGCGCTCAAGTCGCCCCTGTTCGGCCTGCCCGACGAGGACCTGGCGCGCATCGCCCTGGCCGCGCGCGCCTCCCCCGCCGTGGGCGACGCGCGCCCGGCCTGGCTCGACGTGCTACCGAATACGGAGCTGACCGCGCTTGACGAGTGCCGGCTGCACGCCGATTTGATGCAATACCAGCGCTGGCTGGCCACGCTGCCCCCGCACGACGCGCTGCAGGCCATCTACCAGCATGGCGACGTGCTGGCCCGCTTTGCCGCCGCCGCGCCCGTGCCCGAGCGCACGCACACCCTGGCGCAACTGCGCGCGCTGCTGGCTGGCGCGCTGCAGGTGGGTGGCGGGCGCTACCTCACCGCCTACCAGTGGGTGCGCGCCTTGCGCCGCCAGCGCCTGCCCGCGCCGCGCCACGCGCAACCCGATAGCGTGCAGCTGCTCACCGTGCACGGCGCCAAGGGCCTGGAGGCCGACTGCGTGCTGCTGCTGGGCACCGACGCCGGCGCCGACAGCAACCGATCCGGCCCCGGCGTGCTGATCGACTGGCCCGGCGACGCCCCCGTGCCCGCGCGCCTGGCCTTTGTCGCCAACGACCGCCAGCCCCCGCCCAGCCTGCAGGCCCTGGCCGCGCAGGAAGACGCCGCCCAGGCGCGCGAAGAGCTCAACGCCCTGTACGTCGCCATGACGCGCGCGCGCCAGCGCCTGGTGGCCAGCGGCGTGGTGCCGCACCGCGTGCCCGCGTCCAGCTGGTGGCAGCGCCTGGAGCCCGTGGCCACCCCGCTGCCCGCGCCCGACGCGCCCGCGGCCGCCACCGCGCCGTCAAGCGGGTTTGACATGCTCGAAGTGCCAAGCGCCGGCATCCAGCAAGCGCTGGCAGCTATCCAATCAGAAGCAACGGACGAGCCCGAACGCAGCGCCCCCACCGACGCCTCGCGCATCGGCGAGGCCATGCACTGGCTGCTGGAGCACGCCGGCGACACGCCCGATGGCTGGCGTGCCGAGCGCGCCACCCAGGCCCAGCGCCGCTTTGCCCTGGCGCCCGAGCAGGCCCGCCACGCGGCGGCCATGGCGCGCCGCATCGTCACCGGCGAGGCCGCCTGGGCCTGGTCCGCCAGCGAGGTGCTGGAGGCTTTCGACGAAGTCGAACTCGTGCACCAGGGCCAGCGCCTGCGCATCGACCGCCTGGTGCGCCGCCGCGCCGGCGCCCACGGCCCCGAGGCCTGGTGGGTGCTGGACTACAAGAGCGCCGCCCACCCCGAGCGCAACGAGGCCCTGCAAGCCCAGCTGGCCCGCTACCGCGCCGCCGTCGAGCGCCTGCACCCGGGGCAGGCAGTGCGGGTGGCGTTCCTGAGTGGGGAAGGGAGGGTGGTGGACGCCTGA